TGCAAGTTAATTACATGAAACATTAGTTTTCTATGCACCGATAATTTAATAATACTGCATTAGCGTATGTACATATGGGCATTGTGTATCAGAGCAAAAGAAAGTTGTATGTCCGAACAATGTTGATAGTCGCGGAACAGAATGGAAGGAAGTTATTGAAGGTGCAACTCGTTTACAACAATGTGCCGAGGGATTCGAAGGTTGGACGACTGTATACCTACAAATCATCATAATATTTCTTTAATAGTGTCTTTGatttataaaatactttaaagtaTATGATATTATTTTCTGACTTTGTTTGGAAgagtaaataatataattataacaaacctgaaaagtatatggTTGTGGATCGTTCAAATGTTCTTATTCCAGGTAATGTTACCAGAACTTGTTTATCTGATGGAACCTGGCAACGTTCACAGTACAACTGTGTCAGGAAGGATGTCGCAACTGTTGCAAAAATGGTGAGCAATGTAACGTTTAAAATATTTAGGtgcttatatatataatgatggaTGTAATCATTATTATATaatcaatattatataataaatctgACTAAAGAAAGATTATTTAAGTGACATGATTAGAATGGTTAAAATCACATCTTTGTTCTCGcatcataaaaatattaattgtcaATGTTTTAGTGTAAAATATGTAAGAGTGTTGGTATGTTTAAGCGAGCTTGATACTCTGGCTCCTTTTTGGAAACAATcattattttatcatatgttgcaTACAAAGAGTTATATACTTGTTTATGAAGTACATTCAATGCAATGTATTCCTTCTTGTCATTACCTGTCTTCAGGTCAAAGCATTTGAAATAAATGTCACTGCTGACACTGTCAGCAATGCTTTGGGACAGATTGCTAAAGTCAGTAGTAATGAAGAAGCAGACAATACTTCAGAACCCCTAACTGATGCTGAGATAACAATTTTGGCAATAAGTTTGAATGAAGTAGCTGACATTGTTTCGAACAATAGCTTACCGACTTCAGAAGTGGTTAAGGTATAcatattgttattaatttaaaactaattaaaatattgtgtttgttattttttttttggaacaggaattaaataaaatacagtttGGAAAACTGAGCACAGTTGTTTCAATATACAAAATGCAATACTGTGAAATAACGTAACGAAGTCAGCTGTTTATGGTACTGGGTTGTTACTTTATTGCgatatgaaaatgaaaatacagtGTTTGTGTCTGTTTTCTGCAGGCATTTTTCCAGTCTGTTAGTAATCTTGTAGACGAACGAAATAAAGAATCCTGGGAGACCATGAAGCAAAGTGTAAGCAAAACCAGTTTCAATATGTTCTAGTCGTATACCGACTCGACTTCAAAAACATGTATTCAACTTAAATTATGATAATGCATTCGTAATTTCCTTTACATTCGGAGAGTATACACAAAACTATAACATCCTTTAAGGGTGTCCTTTTAACATGTATAATACTGTTATTATTTGCAGAAAAGTACTGGTGGTGAAAACATGTTGGCGTCTGTTGATAAAATTGGAGTCGCCCTAAGAGAGAAAGTTCAGTCAGGCGAGGCAGGTGTAACAAACATTACAATTGTGCAACGAAACGTCGCACTTGAGGTAAAACAAGTACTTATGCAAGATATAATATTTCCGTACGCAGACATTAAGACAGACCATCAAGATGAGCATAATTGGGCGAAAACCTCTGCGAGTAGAATTCGACTTGATGCAAAGGCAATGGGTTGGTACATAATTTgagttttatttcaatagttaaaaattatatttcataatatttccgTGAGCATGCGATGACTATATTTCATACTATATAAATAAGAGGTTGCAAATATGACGTCTAACGGTTACATATGATCGTTCGTAAATTGatgcatacatataaataaacttaTGCTTTCATGAATTTCTTCCAGATATAGTTTCTGGACTCATTGTTTGCTATATTTATCAGTACTTGACAAGTTTGAATTGATCAATTCGATAGCATATGAATTAAATGTTTTTGCTAGTCGTCTTACTATTTGAATATGTTACTTATTCTATAGGTAAgccaaatatttattgttttctgAGTGGCCCTGTTAATTGTATTTACAGGTGATAACCAGGTTACTGTGACAGCTGTGATTTTTAAAGAAATGAGCCATGTTTTGCCAAATATTTCCTATACAAATACAGGGTATTGTAACTTATTCAAAGTACAATTTGTGTATGTTTGATATATTGTTCGTTGGACTGTTGTTTAAGGAACGTTATGCGTTTATGACCAAACCTTACCATCTGCAAATATAAGCAAATACAGCAATATGAGAGATGACAATACTAGCCAATAAAGTTATGTTAACTTCACAAAGAATTTAATACATGACAATTACTATATTAACACACGTAATGTCGTTATGTATAGATCGAAGACACACAATCAGCAAATAAACGGTCCCATTCTTTCACTTTCTCTCTCCAATTACTCCGGGAAACTGGATCCGCTAGTGTTGCTTACATTTGAACTAAAGAAGGTAACTATTCGTTGTATAAGCGTATATGTATTACAtatataaacatgattaaagcCTTTCATATTTCAATACTTAGTGTAAAGTGAAAATATTTTAGCGGCTCTGTCACTTTCAGGCAAACCTCACAAGCCCTCTGTGCAGTTATTGGAAGTATGGAAGGTACTTTAACCattattaaatcaatttaatatttaCCAGTGAACATATTGAATTACATTTTGGACAAAACGCACATATGGCATGAGCATGCAGCAAAGCCTTGTTATGATTGTTTGTGTATTTAGAAACAATCAAACAGGCTATTGGGCCAGTGACGGATGCGTGTTGCACACGTCTGATGAAATCAGAACTGTTTGTCAGTGCGATCACCTCACTAATTTTGCAGTCCTTATGAGTCCTTTCGTTGAGGTACGtatttagttgtgtttttttaatcatgcATAATGGAAAATAACACAACAATCAGCGTGTATTAAAAAATGATTcaacaataatttaatttatcCAAACGATTTCACAAAGTAAATTTATACTAAAACAATTTTAACAGTCTAAAATGGATAAACATTGACAAACATGTATaacaatgttatattatttatttatatatgaatgtATCGTCCAAGTACCTGTTTTGGTGACTCGTCAGATTCAgagatatttttaatatattgctAATTCCTTCGTTATATGCTCAAGTATGAGATTTTAGTGCACACAATGACATACTTCATATCAACTAATGCACATGACAATGGATCCCAACTAAAAACAATATAGGACTGATTCTGTAAGTAACaggagtatattttgtatatatgatTGCTATTAATGGGTTATCAATGTTCAGCACACAGTCACAATATTGTACATGTAATCGAGATTTCCGAAAATGGCATCATTAAGTGCATATTTCAAATCATCGTTATTTATCTCAGGAAGAATTTGTCATACAGATCGTAAAATGACCCAGTACGTAGCTTGGATGATCATTCTTGATTGCATACGCGCCATAACCATGTGAATAGAAAACGTGTAATTTAGTTATACTATATTAATAGAGATATGTTTTGATACAATACAAACAGGCCTTTGTAAAGAATGTGCATTTATCCACAATCTGAAATTTCCTCACATAATGTACAGATCAGTTAATACGGCACAATAactaaatgtttttttccaaatataaaaAGTTGTCAGAATCGGCCAATAAGAATTCTTCTCATTGAGTCTCGGCAAAGTTTACACAGTTTGTTTTACgaattataaattttatttcgtaAATTGGACTAAATACGGTAGTTAACTTAGCACACTAGAAATTAATACTAAACTTTTAATTCTACCACTATATCTATTTACGTAATTAGATCTTTTGATCCCGATTCAATTAACTAAGTATTGACAGATGAAAGAACCTTAATTGGACATACACTAAACGAAACTTTATTCGGTTCATCCTTTGTGTAAAATGTACAAATGAACCATTTAAAATAACATTCGCGAAACAGATTATTATCGGCGTTTTTCAATGATGGGttgaaataacattaacaatCTACGATTTCAAAGAAAAACTATATGTTAAAAcagaatatttgtatttaaaaagtaGTTTACAGTCTGTGTAGGTCATTAAGTAACAAATATATCATCGTTTTAATAATTTAGTGGTTAGGTTACCTTTCTTGAAATCATTTACTTATGGTCAAGCCCAGGTATAGAAAACAAACTGGAAAATAAGTTTTCCGTTCTTTGAATATTACCCTCCAAACAACGAAAAATAAAGATTCCGAAGGCGTTTACCTCTTATACGTATCAGTGATTGACACATATAGTTATACATATGCAGCTCAAATTGTGTCCCCAtgcgtcatcaacattttcaCCGGAAATTACATTCAAACAAAACTTACTCGTGTTCTTTTTGAGTGAATACGGACAGttcaataaaaaaaggaaatgcaTTGTAATTAATTGCGTTGTTGCGATGCatgcttaatatttaaaaaaatatgtgtaaatacagacagacagacagacagacagacagacagacacacagacacacagacacaaacatatagacagacagacagtttattcagacttatacaatagtacatcgtcttcatactagaatatacaaattattttctgtcacgtgaatacaaataataacataacataatgtAACATAAAAGTTACATAAACACTtcaaatacgaaataaacaatatattgaaGAACAAGTAATTTCGATCGAGCGGTGATGAAATCTATTACACAGAATTATTAAGGATCTTATTTCTAAAAACTAAAGCTTCTTTTATATATGTGCTAAAAATGTTTTCCGCCATTTCCGACTCGTATAATTATTGGAAAACTTTGTACTTATTGTAGACATTTGTTGACGTCAGAAAGACTAAGACTGGCTCACTACAAATagtgaattaaaattgtatgTTACTCGTACCCGTCTTAAATTACATTTTACATACCACTAAAGCATTATAGAGCGCGAAATATGAACGGTCGAAAGTTAAACCGGCAAAGTGGTAAAACTATCTCATTTTTAAAGCGATTTCAGTTCTTTCAATATCAGCAAAGTTATGCTATTTCGATATATTTTACTTGCATAATATTTAATTGATTAATAATGCTTAACTGGTAAAAGCCTCTAAAGACTGAAATGTGCCAGCATTTAACAAATTGAAGCTTAGTCGTACTGAAGCTACATAGCGTTATTGTTATactaaaaaaacacactaaatatAACCGAAATCAAACAAAGATATCAAACATATAGATATAGGATATTTGTTAGATTTGGTGGAATATGGACTTTAATTCGCGAGTGATCATATACAAATGATTCACTAGTGGCGCTggtatcagttttaattcactgatatttcgctataaaccatcggaaagcataaaataaatattgttatttaggCCGACGCAACGTCTGTACCATTAAGAACGGTATCGACTGTGGGGATAGGGATTTCAATGGCATGTCTACTGATCACCATGTTGACATACATATATCTATGGAGGTAAAGTGTACTTAGATTTGTTGTTATCTAatggtatataattatatataattatatatatattattttattgtcaaatattaCATTGGCATGTGACCATGAAGCATGCATTTTTTTCTGAGATCGTGCACTAAGGATAAACAAGAATATTTCAATCGTTGCCATTAGCGAACGCATGTTGGATTTTAAATCTTAACGCAATTGAATTCTTTCTTTAAAGTGTCCTGTAGTCACTGTTCTAACACTATTCTATTAGAGAAGACAAGTCTCTGAATAATTTCTAAGTGCTATTTATTCTTTTTCTTAAGTAGAGTacaataccaagtgattcatatCTATCAGACTAACAGAATGTTCTCTAGATCTGAGGTGCAGAATCCCCGCttacaacaaacacacagcattttattctcatcaaaataaacatacaatttaGATATGTCTTATCCCATTCTTGGTTGGTTGACTGTTTTCTTCGCCCGATTTCCTAAACCCACCCCTTTGAATAACTCTTATAGATTGGATGGATCGCTCATGCCTGtaccacatgtcacagcagaaaAGTGCAATATACAGTTATCACGTTTGACCAATATGTTCGTGATGAACATGTGCAGATAATAACCTTTGTGAAtaggagacctcatttcattagcatacttgatcatataaccaGGTGTTCTCTTATGGACAAAacacattggtaatatgaaatctaacacttctataatcaattacgtaaaccccgatacacataagatacacattcaatccgaacttgtatttgttatgtacattgggaaattggatatttcaattatttaaatttcattatataccatatctgaattggAACTTGTTATGTACGAGCCGAATTGTAAATCAAGGACTAAGACAAATCAAcatatgttcccgataattgaactacattaaagaaatgaaaccatacctccataatcaatttttcaaacttcattacatccTATCCGAagattctatttcctaaattagtgtatttatacaacaacaacacaacaacaacaacacaatactGTACAATGAGCTAAAttctgttattatttatatattattatgttcatttatatgtccctttatatattacaatgtacaataatgtacattacgttacaaaAGTTATCTACTCTAGAATATTAGTTATTATCAAATATAAGATTGCGTAGGCGAAAATATGCCTTTGTCTTTATCATATTATGTTTTATGCAGGTTTCTGAAAAGTGACAGAACAATTCTGCTTTTAAATCTATGTGGCGCTCTGTTGCTGTCCTACATCATATTTGTAGCTGGTGTAGACAAAACTGCAAACAAGGTTTGCTTATTGATATGTACCGTGTGTACATCTTGTGCTTTACGCCGATcagagttgttttttttttcgaaactttaattgttttgatttgattaaaacctgtattattttataaaaaaatttataatgataaaattgaataagttaagaattatttctaaatactttttttaagtttaacataCTTGTTTTATTACAGGCTCTTTGTGCAACAACCGCGGTATTTCTCCACTACATTTACTTAGTAGTGTTTTGTCTGATGCTGGCGGAAGGTATAGACATAGCCATCATGGTGGTGTACGTGTTCAACACCAAATCAAGATTAAAGCCACTTCTTATTTCAGCATGGGGTAAACGTCAATCGCCATAGTGTATTATTTTAAGCACGAAAAAAAACGtcgaataatatttacattaattaCTTACCATTATTCCAATGTATTTACAGTCTTGTTATTATAATTGATTAATATATGATGTCCACCAGATTAGATCAAGCTGGGTTAAGTTATGTGAACATAGAAATACATTTATTGTTTCACATGTTTGTTACAGTTGCTCCAGCAGTGATAGTCGCTATTAGTCTGCTGTCAACACAGGTCAATGGCTATGGAAGCGAACGATTGTAAGTTTATGGGTTTTTGTTTGCTTGATAATAAACACCATCACGGTTTCAGATCATTGCTTTTTATTTAAGATATCCGGATTATATTAttggtttgtttttatattttagttgTTGGCTGTCTTTGGAGCGTGGTCTGATATGGGCCTTTGTTGCTCCTGCTCTTCTGATTATACTGGTAATACCAATTTCACCACAATTCACGTTTATGAATCTGTAATACTATCACGGCATTTTATTATAGAAATATCATTTGAACTATTTGCGGTGTTGCTTTTTCTTGCAGACGAACACTATGTGTTTGGTTCTCGTAATGAGGAACATGTTTCAGATGAAGGCCATGGAAAGTAAGACATCAACGGAAAAGATAAAGTATGTTAAATGCTTTCAgatatgtttaattattattgtttgtaaagCACATTAATATGTTAATAAAGAACATAAAGACCTTTTCCAGTGAAAACGGATTTGCGTGTATGCATCCATGGAAACATATTTAGATCGATAGCAATGACGTATAATTCTCATTTTCCAAAATACATTCtgacattatttgttttgttttttgaaaacttACCCTGTGCATCATTATTGTCTGCTAAAACAAATGAATTTTGTTTAAGAACAAGCCTGCGTTCCCTGTGCGTTCTCGTGCCTCTGATGGGCGTCTCCTGGATACTCGGCATCTTCTACGTCAACAAGTCTGCTGCAGTTATGCAATACCTATTTGCCTTGTTCAACGGATTGCAGGTAGCTTTGACAAACTGTAACAAGCACCAAATCTAATTTAAATTACTATTGCATGTTTAAAACGTACATATATTTTGTAACAGCCTCTGTGTATtggtttatttgtttttcttactTGTTTTCAGGGCTTGTTTATCTTCATATTCCATTGCATTTTCAACCAACAGGTATGTTTATTTCTGTTTGATTCCTATCCAATCAAACATTAGTAGCACTTTAACTTTtacatttgtattgatttatgttgttttttgggTGTTGTTGACACACGTCTTTTACAGGTCAGAACAGCATTAAGAAACGAGTACAACAAACGAGAAAACTTGAAATCGATTGAAAGATCAACATCGGTAACATAACTTTGAAATGTATTTCTCTATGCTATGGTTACCTATTCTAAAATAGTAGACTAGGTTTATATTAGTATATGCTATATCACTGTTAttaaatcattgtaatttattcaCGTTTAGCAAAAGACGAGCAAGTTCAAAAAGAGCTTCAAGAATAGCTGTAAGTAGAtacttttaattgtttattgCCAATAATTATGTAAAGAAAACGTATATTTATTGAGATGTTACTGGATGATTTGCAATATATTCATTTGGTACTGCATCTGAAAATGGCTTCAGTCAAATTGAATAACCCGTAGCACGATTGCTTTTACTTTTTATACCCATTTGCAAAATACCAAGACATCGAATTTCCATTTCAGTACAAACGCATTCTGAAAACGTATCATCTACCAGTCAGCAAGAGGTATCAGTTTAATTTCTTTATATGCCAGTTTCGATCATGCAATAATTCGGTCCAAGCCGTCGCTAAAACGTTTAACTTGAGCAATTGCGCATGTGGATAAATGTGTGACGCACATGCTAATAGTTATGCATATTGTATTTTCACATAATATTATTGACCACGTCCTTAATAAACGTCTTACAATCCATGTTTTATCGAAGGTATCTGAAGAAACTACGGTGGGGTCCCAAATGCATGTCTACTCTAAACTGCGTGAAAAAATATTTCCCACGAAGAAAAGCAATCTCACTGACAAGAAATGCGAAGATCCGGTTCCCTTCTCACGTGAATCCTCGTCAGGATTTGCAAATGTTGTCCTCCGGGCTGTACGGTTCACAGACAGGTACTCCCGCATGGAAAGAAGCCATTCGACTAAGAGTTCCAATAAGACTGTCACAACAGTGTGAGACTCTCAACGAATATTGTGTTTCTAACTTGAAATCCTAATGGATAAATTACATGACAAAAAATTAATACACATACCAATCATAGCTAAAGTTTAAACATCAAACGAAGTTAATTTTAGATAACTTTGATCATACCAGTAACTTAGCGGTTTATTTAAAAAGCGAGTGAAAAACAAAGacacacttttttaaataaactattgTTAATAGGTTTATCCACTGTGTTGTCATTTGCCAATTTCTAACAGCCCCAGTCACGTGTACACACGAGCTAGCATTACTCTAGTTCTATTTACGTGTATTTCTATGTAGGAAAATGTGACCGTTGACTTATCATTTTTATTTCTAGTTCATAAATGGACACACTTTACTTTTCGGTTTCATCTCTGGTCGATTATCATTTAACG
This is a stretch of genomic DNA from Dreissena polymorpha isolate Duluth1 chromosome 7, UMN_Dpol_1.0, whole genome shotgun sequence. It encodes these proteins:
- the LOC127838262 gene encoding adhesion G protein-coupled receptor L3-like isoform X1 — its product is MQCQSDGTWNKSAGCTLKDCGTISTLPNANVTHGRTEYEFIAKVTCAVGYKLANSSNNNDTFEYMQCQSDGTWNKSAGCTLKDCGTISTLPNANVTHGRTEYESIAKVTCAVGYKLANSSNNNDTFEYMQCQSDGTWNKSAGCTLKDCGLPPTLTDGSLTLVEASKTTYGALAEVNCTPGYEYNKLIISCTDTGEWEAAYCEPHDCGAPDAFQNGNVQTPEGTTFGKTAVITCKHGYTYVGLSVIDCRPTGWPLRDNSCVIIDCGQLLNPIKGQVDMTNGTAYQAFARYMCNQGYELIGDDERMCQATGTWTGIHPTCLMKEQKKVVCPNNVDSRGTEWKEVIEGATRLQQCAEGFEGNVTRTCLSDGTWQRSQYNCVRKDVATVAKMVKAFEINVTADTVSNALGQIAKVSSNEEADNTSEPLTDAEITILAISLNEVADIVSNNSLPTSEVVKAFFQSVSNLVDERNKESWETMKQSKSTGGENMLASVDKIGVALREKVQSGEAGVTNITIVQRNVALEVKQVLMQDIIFPYADIKTDHQDEHNWAKTSASRIRLDAKAMGDNQVTVTAVIFKEMSHVLPNISYTNTGSKTHNQQINGPILSLSLSNYSGKLDPLVLLTFELKKANLTSPLCSYWKYGRNNQTGYWASDGCVLHTSDEIRTVCQCDHLTNFAVLMSPFVEADATSVPLRTVSTVGIGISMACLLITMLTYIYLWRFLKSDRTILLLNLCGALLLSYIIFVAGVDKTANKALCATTAVFLHYIYLVVFCLMLAEGIDIAIMVVYVFNTKSRLKPLLISAWVAPAVIVAISLLSTQVNGYGSERFCWLSLERGLIWAFVAPALLIILTNTMCLVLVMRNMFQMKAMESKTSTEKIKTSLRSLCVLVPLMGVSWILGIFYVNKSAAVMQYLFALFNGLQGLFIFIFHCIFNQQVRTALRNEYNKRENLKSIERSTSQKTSKFKKSFKNSLQTHSENVSSTSQQEVSEETTVGSQMHVYSKLREKIFPTKKSNLTDKKCEDPVPFSRESSSGFANVVLRAVRFTDRYSRMERSHSTKSSNKTVTTV
- the LOC127838262 gene encoding adhesion G protein-coupled receptor L3-like isoform X2, with the translated sequence MQCQSDGTWNKSAGCTLKDCGTISTLPNANVTHGRTEYESIAKVTCAVGYKLANSSNNNDTFEYMQCQSDGTWNKSAGCTLKDCGLPPTLTDGSLTLVEASKTTYGALAEVNCTPGYEYNKLIISCTDTGEWEAAYCEPHDCGAPDAFQNGNVQTPEGTTFGKTAVITCKHGYTYVGLSVIDCRPTGWPLRDNSCVIIDCGQLLNPIKGQVDMTNGTAYQAFARYMCNQGYELIGDDERMCQATGTWTGIHPTCLMKEQKKVVCPNNVDSRGTEWKEVIEGATRLQQCAEGFEGNVTRTCLSDGTWQRSQYNCVRKDVATVAKMVKAFEINVTADTVSNALGQIAKVSSNEEADNTSEPLTDAEITILAISLNEVADIVSNNSLPTSEVVKAFFQSVSNLVDERNKESWETMKQSKSTGGENMLASVDKIGVALREKVQSGEAGVTNITIVQRNVALEVKQVLMQDIIFPYADIKTDHQDEHNWAKTSASRIRLDAKAMGDNQVTVTAVIFKEMSHVLPNISYTNTGSKTHNQQINGPILSLSLSNYSGKLDPLVLLTFELKKANLTSPLCSYWKYGRNNQTGYWASDGCVLHTSDEIRTVCQCDHLTNFAVLMSPFVEADATSVPLRTVSTVGIGISMACLLITMLTYIYLWRFLKSDRTILLLNLCGALLLSYIIFVAGVDKTANKALCATTAVFLHYIYLVVFCLMLAEGIDIAIMVVYVFNTKSRLKPLLISAWVAPAVIVAISLLSTQVNGYGSERFCWLSLERGLIWAFVAPALLIILTNTMCLVLVMRNMFQMKAMESKTSTEKIKTSLRSLCVLVPLMGVSWILGIFYVNKSAAVMQYLFALFNGLQGLFIFIFHCIFNQQVRTALRNEYNKRENLKSIERSTSQKTSKFKKSFKNSLQTHSENVSSTSQQEVSEETTVGSQMHVYSKLREKIFPTKKSNLTDKKCEDPVPFSRESSSGFANVVLRAVRFTDRYSRMERSHSTKSSNKTVTTV